In a genomic window of Pirellulales bacterium:
- a CDS encoding DUF1328 domain-containing protein, protein MLRWALIFVIIALVAAVLGLGGIEGTALWIAKVLLLIFVILLILSLVSGGRWRRF, encoded by the coding sequence ATGCTTCGATGGGCGCTGATTTTCGTGATTATCGCATTGGTCGCGGCGGTGCTCGGGCTGGGCGGGATCGAGGGAACGGCGTTGTGGATCGCGAAAGTGCTCCTGCTGATTTTCGTGATTCTGCTAATCTTATCGCTGGTCTCTGGCGGGCGGTGGCGGCGATTTTGA
- a CDS encoding SDR family NAD(P)-dependent oxidoreductase: MQLASHTFLITGGASGLGAACARSFTAAGANVVVADLNAAAGAALCAELGKTARSALVDVTDSGQVQAAIALAASEFGRVDGVVNCAGIIGAGRIVGKNGPHDLALFERVVRVNLIGTFNVLRLAAAAMAANSPNADGERGVIVNTASVAAFEGQLGQAAYSASKGGVAALTLPAARELARFGIRVVAIAPGVFETPMMAGMTPEVRESLVEQCVFPPRLGRGEEFAKLAQQIVENPMLNGSVIRLDGALRMGSK, translated from the coding sequence ATGCAACTCGCATCGCACACGTTTCTGATCACCGGCGGAGCATCGGGCTTGGGAGCCGCTTGCGCCCGCTCGTTCACCGCAGCCGGAGCCAATGTCGTCGTCGCCGATCTAAACGCTGCGGCCGGCGCTGCTCTATGCGCAGAGCTTGGTAAAACAGCGAGATCCGCACTTGTCGACGTAACCGATTCGGGCCAAGTGCAGGCAGCGATCGCGCTGGCCGCAAGCGAGTTCGGCCGGGTCGATGGCGTAGTGAATTGCGCGGGGATCATCGGGGCCGGTCGCATTGTCGGCAAAAATGGTCCGCACGACCTGGCGCTCTTCGAGCGCGTCGTGCGAGTGAATCTAATCGGCACCTTCAATGTCTTGCGGCTTGCGGCGGCAGCGATGGCGGCGAATTCGCCGAATGCGGATGGCGAGCGCGGCGTGATCGTGAACACGGCGTCGGTCGCGGCGTTCGAGGGGCAACTCGGGCAGGCCGCCTATTCGGCGAGCAAGGGGGGCGTGGCGGCGCTCACGCTTCCGGCGGCCCGCGAATTGGCCCGGTTCGGCATCCGTGTCGTGGCGATCGCGCCCGGCGTGTTCGAAACGCCGATGATGGCCGGCATGACGCCCGAGGTCCGCGAGTCGCTCGTCGAGCAGTGCGTTTTTCCACCACGGCTTGGTCGGGGCGAAGAATTTGCCAAGCTAGCCCAGCAGATTGTCGAAAACCCGATGCTCAACGGCAGCGTCATCCGCCTCGACGGGGCATTGCGAATGGGGTCGAAATAA
- a CDS encoding DUF4350 domain-containing protein, with product MSRSLAECARLSIVLLGVLLVAQLGCARREGDDSLQGDYGQNHGERFSASVNGLTVLADMLTEAGDTVSTREELSPVLQEEADAIIWAPDDFAVPDPDTCQKIDDWLRAKENRTFVYIGRDFDARPVYWQQIVAQAAPADREKYQKELDQSKAWFTLDRTAVPQSARCEWFSIDGTAPHRDVRSLDGPWADGIDASKVAIELNSRLIPSDDAKNLLACGDAAGDMLVSEQSFDVLAPKIRWLAGTHTSNLLLVANGSFLFNEPLVNHEHRKLAGQLIEAVGKAKHVVILDSQNHRPVAFDSDNGGGNNDNPPPEQPPQSMLDIFNVWPLSAILVQWGVLIVALCFAKWPIFGPPRDPPPPPASDFGRHVDALGAAMAVTGDAEYAKSRVQQYRQMRDIAGSRAINRTNVKKQS from the coding sequence ATGAGCCGCTCGCTGGCTGAATGCGCTCGTTTATCCATCGTTTTGCTGGGTGTGCTTTTGGTTGCCCAGCTCGGTTGTGCCCGGCGCGAAGGCGACGATTCGCTCCAAGGCGACTACGGGCAAAATCATGGCGAACGGTTTTCGGCCAGCGTCAATGGTCTGACGGTTCTCGCCGACATGTTGACCGAAGCCGGAGACACCGTCAGCACACGCGAAGAATTGTCGCCCGTATTGCAGGAAGAAGCCGATGCGATTATTTGGGCGCCGGATGATTTCGCTGTTCCGGATCCCGACACGTGCCAGAAGATCGACGATTGGTTGCGGGCGAAGGAAAACCGCACGTTCGTGTACATCGGCCGCGATTTCGATGCCCGGCCCGTGTATTGGCAACAAATCGTGGCCCAGGCCGCCCCGGCGGATCGTGAAAAATATCAGAAAGAACTCGATCAATCCAAAGCATGGTTCACCCTCGATCGAACCGCGGTGCCGCAGAGCGCGCGGTGCGAATGGTTCTCGATCGACGGCACGGCGCCGCATCGCGATGTCCGCTCGCTCGATGGCCCCTGGGCCGATGGCATCGATGCCTCGAAGGTTGCCATCGAACTAAACAGCCGGCTCATCCCTTCCGACGATGCAAAAAACCTGCTGGCCTGCGGCGACGCCGCTGGCGACATGCTCGTCAGCGAGCAATCGTTCGATGTCCTGGCCCCCAAAATCCGCTGGCTCGCCGGAACGCACACGAGCAATCTGCTTCTGGTGGCCAATGGCTCGTTTCTGTTCAACGAGCCGCTGGTGAACCACGAGCATCGCAAGCTCGCCGGCCAATTGATCGAAGCGGTCGGCAAAGCGAAGCACGTGGTGATTCTCGACAGCCAGAATCACCGCCCGGTCGCCTTCGACAGCGACAACGGCGGGGGCAACAACGACAATCCTCCACCCGAGCAACCGCCGCAGAGCATGCTCGACATATTCAACGTTTGGCCGCTGAGCGCGATTTTGGTTCAATGGGGCGTTTTGATCGTGGCGCTCTGTTTTGCAAAATGGCCCATCTTCGGTCCGCCGCGCGATCCGCCGCCGCCGCCAGCCTCCGACTTCGGGCGGCACGTCGATGCGCTTGGGGCCGCGATGGCCGTGACCGGCGATGCCGAATATGCCAAATCACGCGTGCAGCAATACCGCCAAATGCGCGACATCGCCGGCTCCCGCGCGATCAACCGCACGAACGTGAAGAAACAGAGTTGA
- a CDS encoding DUF4129 domain-containing protein, whose translation MRSGAKALQTDDHFPWYDAEHDALRPVVLRTIKDGGQGDSKDFNSRLRNHHGRLSHGGDGSGHGSGGKGSGGGDSSQDNSSSPGFSMPAVSAPWLIWVAWIVIGGVLVFLVVMLIRAFLNREARKAKTSEGESIAAEDDDDRLDALPIPAARPKGTLLEEARRSYETGDYNSAIVYLYSYHLLRLDQNQWIRVAKGKTNRQYLRELSGRGELQAVLARAMVPFEDVYFGNHSLDRARFEACWNDVERFDRLVERTSP comes from the coding sequence GTGCGTTCCGGCGCAAAAGCGCTGCAAACGGACGATCATTTCCCTTGGTACGACGCCGAACATGATGCGTTGCGTCCGGTCGTGCTGCGGACGATCAAAGACGGCGGCCAAGGAGATTCAAAAGACTTCAATTCGCGGCTCCGCAATCATCACGGCCGCTTGTCGCATGGCGGCGACGGAAGCGGACACGGATCGGGCGGCAAGGGCTCCGGCGGCGGTGATTCGTCGCAAGACAATTCGTCGTCGCCTGGCTTTTCAATGCCGGCCGTCAGCGCCCCATGGCTGATCTGGGTTGCCTGGATCGTCATCGGCGGCGTGCTTGTCTTCTTGGTCGTGATGCTGATTCGGGCATTTTTGAATCGTGAAGCCCGCAAGGCAAAAACCTCGGAGGGTGAATCAATTGCAGCCGAGGACGACGACGACCGGCTCGACGCGTTGCCGATTCCCGCGGCGCGTCCGAAGGGCACCCTGCTGGAAGAAGCCCGGCGCTCGTACGAAACAGGCGATTACAACAGCGCGATCGTCTATCTCTACAGCTACCATTTGCTCCGGCTCGATCAAAACCAATGGATTCGCGTCGCCAAGGGCAAGACGAACCGGCAGTATCTGCGCGAATTGTCGGGCCGCGGTGAGTTGCAGGCCGTGTTGGCCCGCGCAATGGTGCCCTTCGAAGACGTTTATTTCGGCAACCATTCGTTGGATCGAGCCCGCTTCGAAGCTTGCTGGAACGATGTCGAGCGATTCGATCGCCTCGTCGAGAGGACCTCGCCATGA
- a CDS encoding DUF58 domain-containing protein: MNPFVYVLLAVPPLLILARSKRIYPHRPAVFLLGVPALLALALMAVPALFSGLLVLDGALAALAVVDLLTLPRANQFSVERQVQRAASLKKPHPVVLTVVSRSRQTQAVWVRDGVPAPHSAEPPEMLVRLKPRSRATLRYSLRAGRRGAFTIPTVHLRVRSLLGLWQRYLIYPIESTIHVYPDMKQLAEYGVLARTNRLSLLGVRRTRKIGQDNEFERLRDFTRDDNYKHIDWRSTARRSRLTVKDFQANQSQRIIFLIDCGRMMANEAAGLSLLDHALNSMLMLSYVALKQGDSVGLICFSDSIHSFVPPRGSMNQMNRLLHSVFDRFPRLVESRYDEAFVYLASRCRKRALVVLITNVIDEVNASQIDRYLSSLTGKHLPLGVLLRDRQVFDAAESTDSSETAIYRAAAAADVLLWRHQVLSDLSSKGVLTLDLFPDELTAPLVNSYLNIKARHLL; the protein is encoded by the coding sequence TTGAATCCTTTCGTCTACGTTCTGTTGGCCGTGCCGCCGCTGCTGATTTTGGCGCGGTCGAAGCGGATTTACCCGCATCGGCCGGCAGTTTTCTTGCTCGGCGTGCCGGCGCTGTTGGCGCTGGCGTTGATGGCGGTGCCGGCGCTGTTTAGCGGGCTGTTGGTGCTCGACGGGGCGCTGGCGGCGCTGGCGGTGGTCGATCTACTGACGCTGCCGCGAGCCAACCAGTTTTCCGTCGAGCGGCAGGTGCAGCGAGCCGCGTCGCTCAAGAAGCCGCATCCGGTGGTGCTGACCGTGGTCAGCCGTTCGCGGCAAACCCAGGCGGTTTGGGTTCGCGACGGCGTGCCCGCCCCGCACTCGGCCGAGCCGCCGGAAATGCTCGTGCGGCTCAAGCCGCGTTCGCGAGCGACGCTCCGCTATTCGCTCCGGGCCGGCCGCCGCGGCGCCTTCACCATCCCGACGGTTCATCTCCGCGTCCGCAGCCTGCTCGGGCTGTGGCAGCGGTATTTGATCTATCCGATCGAAAGCACGATCCATGTTTATCCCGACATGAAACAGTTGGCCGAGTATGGCGTTTTGGCCCGCACCAATCGGCTCAGCCTGCTCGGAGTGCGCCGCACGCGAAAGATCGGGCAAGACAACGAATTCGAGCGGCTCCGCGATTTCACCCGCGACGACAACTACAAGCATATCGATTGGCGCAGCACGGCCCGGCGTTCGCGGCTGACGGTGAAAGATTTTCAGGCCAACCAAAGCCAGCGGATCATTTTCTTGATCGATTGCGGCCGGATGATGGCCAACGAAGCGGCCGGCCTGAGCCTCTTGGACCATGCCTTGAACTCGATGCTCATGCTGAGCTACGTCGCGCTCAAGCAGGGAGATTCGGTCGGGTTGATCTGCTTTTCCGACTCGATCCATTCGTTCGTCCCGCCGCGCGGCAGCATGAACCAAATGAACCGGCTGCTGCATTCGGTGTTCGACCGCTTCCCTCGGCTGGTGGAATCGCGATACGACGAAGCGTTTGTGTACCTCGCATCGCGGTGCCGCAAGCGGGCGCTGGTGGTGTTGATCACGAACGTGATCGATGAAGTGAACGCGTCGCAGATCGACCGCTATTTGTCGTCGCTCACCGGCAAGCATTTGCCGCTGGGCGTGTTGCTGCGCGATCGGCAAGTGTTCGACGCGGCCGAAAGCACCGACTCGAGCGAAACGGCGATCTACCGCGCCGCCGCCGCCGCGGATGTGCTGCTATGGCGGCATCAGGTTCTCTCCGACTTGTCGAGCAAAGGCGTGCTGACGCTCGATCTCTTTCCCGACGAACTAACCGCCCCGCTCGTGAACAGCTATTTGAACATCAAAGCCCGGCATTTGCTGTAG
- the metG gene encoding methionine--tRNA ligase, with the protein MNQRRILVTAALPYANGHIHLGHLVEYIQTDIWVRFQKLRGNRCIYICADDTHGTAIMIRARQEGRSEEALIADMREHHVRDFSGFDIEFDNYGSTNSPENRELCGQIWTALRAGGYINERDVTQLYDPVAGTFLADRFVKGTCPRCKSPDQYGDNCEVCGSTYSPTDLIDPVSTLTGAKPEIRTATHLFVAIERLHEFLNEWTQSGDHLQSEVANYLKGHFLGEPLRDWDVSRPKPYFGFEIPDSQGNCWYVWFDAPIGYMASTREWCEGHGERFEDWWCYPSPPAPLPQGERGVGGALPQGERGVGVAIQKGGVGVGGALPQGEAGEASDPAEVEIHHFIGKDITYFHTLFWPAMLKASGLRLPRKIHIHGHLTVGGEKMSKSKGTHVRGATYLKRLNPAYLRYYYASKLSGHVDDLDLNLVEFVAKVNSDLVGKVVNLASRTARFVESTGLSAKYPDDGGLFAAAADAGESIAADYEACEYSKAMRTIMALADRANQYVDARQPWTLRKDASRAGEVQDVCTVTLNLFRQLAVYLAPVLPHLAEQASRLFGKPIVHWSDALAPIVGSPVAKFETLLTRVDPKEVEAMIEESKEVGQAFQPDIPATEATTPPASSDGPEPLAAEPLQPECSFDDFAKIDLRVARVVAAEELPKAKKLLRLTLSLGGDSRRTVFAGIKSAYKAEELVGRLVICVANLAPRQMQFGVSEGMVVAAGAGGQEIFLLSPDTGAKPGHRVH; encoded by the coding sequence ATGAATCAGCGACGGATTTTGGTTACTGCCGCGCTTCCCTATGCCAATGGTCATATTCACCTTGGCCATCTGGTGGAATATATCCAGACGGATATCTGGGTGCGGTTTCAGAAGCTGCGCGGCAATCGCTGCATTTATATCTGCGCCGACGACACGCACGGCACGGCGATCATGATCCGAGCCCGGCAAGAAGGCCGCAGCGAAGAGGCGCTGATCGCCGATATGCGCGAGCACCATGTCCGCGATTTCTCGGGCTTCGATATCGAGTTCGACAACTACGGCAGCACGAATAGCCCGGAAAATCGCGAGCTGTGCGGCCAGATTTGGACGGCCCTGCGGGCCGGCGGCTATATCAACGAGCGCGATGTGACGCAGCTCTACGATCCCGTGGCCGGCACGTTTCTGGCCGATCGGTTCGTCAAGGGAACTTGCCCGCGCTGCAAATCGCCGGACCAATACGGCGACAATTGCGAAGTGTGCGGCAGCACGTATAGCCCGACCGACTTGATCGACCCGGTGAGCACGCTCACGGGCGCGAAGCCCGAGATTCGCACGGCGACGCATCTGTTCGTCGCCATCGAGCGGCTGCATGAGTTTTTGAACGAGTGGACGCAATCGGGCGATCATTTGCAGTCGGAGGTGGCCAATTATCTAAAAGGCCATTTTCTCGGCGAGCCGCTCCGGGATTGGGATGTGTCGCGGCCGAAACCTTATTTCGGATTCGAGATTCCCGACAGCCAAGGCAATTGCTGGTATGTGTGGTTCGATGCGCCGATCGGGTATATGGCATCGACGCGCGAGTGGTGCGAGGGTCATGGGGAGCGGTTTGAGGATTGGTGGTGCTACCCCTCACCCCCGGCCCCTCTCCCACAAGGGGAGAGGGGAGTAGGCGGGGCTCTCCCACAAGGGGAGAGGGGAGTAGGCGTGGCTATCCAAAAGGGGGGGGTGGGAGTAGGCGGAGCTCTCCCACAAGGGGAGGCGGGAGAGGCGAGCGATCCGGCCGAAGTTGAGATCCATCATTTTATCGGTAAGGACATCACTTATTTTCACACGCTGTTTTGGCCGGCCATGCTCAAGGCGTCGGGCTTGCGGCTGCCGCGAAAGATCCATATCCACGGGCATCTCACCGTGGGTGGCGAGAAGATGTCCAAAAGCAAAGGAACGCACGTCCGCGGGGCGACGTATCTCAAGCGGCTCAATCCCGCTTATCTGCGCTACTACTACGCCTCGAAGCTCAGTGGGCATGTCGACGATCTCGATCTGAATCTCGTCGAGTTCGTGGCGAAAGTGAATTCCGATCTGGTGGGCAAGGTCGTGAATCTGGCGAGCCGCACGGCTCGGTTTGTCGAATCGACCGGCTTATCGGCAAAATATCCGGACGATGGCGGACTGTTTGCCGCGGCGGCCGACGCGGGAGAAAGTATCGCCGCGGATTACGAAGCGTGCGAATATAGCAAGGCCATGCGAACGATCATGGCTTTGGCCGATCGGGCCAATCAATATGTCGACGCCCGGCAGCCCTGGACGCTGCGAAAAGACGCCAGCCGGGCCGGCGAAGTGCAAGACGTTTGCACGGTGACGCTGAATTTGTTCCGGCAATTGGCCGTGTATCTCGCGCCGGTGTTGCCGCATCTTGCGGAGCAGGCCAGCCGATTATTCGGCAAGCCGATCGTGCACTGGAGCGATGCGCTGGCGCCGATCGTCGGTTCGCCCGTGGCGAAATTCGAAACCCTGTTGACGCGAGTGGACCCAAAGGAGGTCGAGGCGATGATCGAAGAGAGCAAAGAAGTAGGTCAGGCTTTCCAGCCTGACATCCCCGCAACCGAAGCGACAACTCCGCCGGCCTCCTCCGACGGCCCCGAGCCGCTTGCCGCCGAGCCACTTCAGCCTGAATGCAGCTTCGACGATTTTGCCAAGATCGATTTGCGCGTAGCCCGCGTTGTGGCGGCGGAGGAATTGCCCAAAGCAAAAAAACTATTGAGACTGACGCTCAGCCTCGGCGGCGACAGCCGGCGCACCGTGTTCGCCGGTATTAAAAGCGCCTATAAAGCGGAAGAACTCGTCGGCCGATTGGTGATTTGCGTGGCGAATCTCGCCCCGCGGCAGATGCAATTCGGGGTGAGCGAAGGCATGGTCGTCGCCGCAGGCGCGGGCGGCCAGGAAATCTTCCTGCTCAGCCCCGACACGGGCGCAAAGCCGGGTCACCGCGTGCATTAA
- a CDS encoding RDD family protein, translated as MQKAGPQIDSRIEVVTPENIAFQYRVAGPFRRMPAYLIDILIRIAAILMARWAILLLGFAGGEGILGFGFGMLLVIWFVLDWFYGGLFETFWNGQTPGKWAVGIRVVATDGQPINALQAVMRNVLRVADALPVLTLPLFGGIPLSIFTYQVGLWVPAFNDRYQRLGDLACGTMVVIEQGHPLYGVVKITEPEAIRLADLIPHNFVVSRSLARTLSLYVDRRRGLSWTRRFEIARPLAEPLRTMFNFPPQTNPDLLLAAVYYRAFNAPADTGPGRRSAAVPPVAAPQPAAVPLWNSPEPATQSTTARFSEIENYLDRIS; from the coding sequence ATGCAAAAAGCCGGGCCTCAAATCGACTCGCGGATCGAAGTCGTCACGCCGGAAAATATCGCCTTTCAATATCGCGTGGCCGGGCCATTTCGGCGGATGCCGGCCTATCTGATCGATATTTTGATCCGTATTGCGGCGATCTTGATGGCCCGCTGGGCCATTCTGTTGCTTGGTTTTGCTGGCGGCGAAGGAATCCTCGGCTTCGGATTTGGAATGCTGCTCGTGATCTGGTTTGTTTTGGATTGGTTCTACGGCGGATTGTTCGAGACATTTTGGAATGGCCAGACGCCCGGCAAATGGGCCGTCGGGATCCGAGTCGTCGCCACCGACGGCCAGCCGATCAATGCCCTGCAGGCCGTGATGCGCAATGTGCTCCGCGTCGCCGACGCCCTGCCGGTGCTGACGTTGCCGCTATTCGGCGGCATACCGCTGTCGATATTTACCTATCAAGTCGGCCTGTGGGTCCCGGCGTTCAACGATCGCTACCAGCGGCTTGGCGACCTGGCTTGCGGGACGATGGTCGTGATCGAGCAGGGACACCCGCTCTACGGCGTCGTGAAGATCACCGAGCCGGAAGCCATCCGGCTGGCGGATTTGATTCCGCACAATTTTGTTGTGTCTCGCAGCCTTGCCCGGACACTCTCGCTCTATGTGGATCGGCGACGGGGCCTGTCGTGGACACGGCGATTCGAAATCGCTCGGCCGCTGGCCGAACCGCTGCGAACCATGTTCAACTTTCCGCCGCAAACGAACCCTGACCTGCTTCTGGCGGCGGTGTATTATCGAGCGTTCAATGCCCCGGCCGACACCGGTCCCGGCCGCCGCAGCGCTGCAGTTCCGCCGGTGGCGGCACCGCAACCGGCGGCGGTGCCCCTTTGGAATTCTCCGGAGCCGGCGACACAATCGACGACCGCACGATTTTCGGAAATAGAAAACTACCTGGATCGAATCAGTTGA
- a CDS encoding AAA family ATPase has protein sequence MTDSVVPPVTALPGNLIEFRCPQCQKLLRIGSSAAGGQARCPNCTAVVMVPNVESNAAPTPAFAPATPPIPVAAKPPELPFHSMPPRNVDGPPAFSTPASPAAAMSPSAGPMNHVAASLQPAAIIPPAQPAGTTPAVAAGALLRPPASQTPTKALFDRIVAEIRKIYIGQDELVLGTLVALFSSGHVLIESVPGLGKTLFVRTLGRVLGCRFGRIQFTADLMPSDITGAPIFDMKTQEFRFHPGPVFTQFLLADEINRAPAKTHAALLEIMQEYRVTVERTSHKLDRPFLVMATQNPIESEGTYNLPEAQLDRFMFKIIADYPTTEEEANVLKMHSQQVDLDARLAQDLQTITSPQEINATTRACGEVRVDDRLIDYINKLVRRTRQWPQFHLGASPRAGIALVQGARTLAAFNGRDYSVPDDVVQIALPALRHRVILTAEADVEGLRVDDQLREMIRTVEVPRL, from the coding sequence ATGACCGACTCTGTTGTGCCACCGGTGACGGCGCTCCCCGGAAACCTAATCGAATTTCGCTGCCCGCAGTGCCAAAAACTGCTCCGCATTGGATCGTCGGCCGCAGGCGGGCAAGCCCGTTGCCCGAACTGCACCGCGGTCGTGATGGTGCCGAACGTCGAGTCGAACGCGGCGCCGACTCCGGCGTTCGCTCCGGCGACGCCGCCCATCCCTGTCGCTGCCAAGCCGCCCGAGTTGCCGTTCCACAGCATGCCGCCGCGAAACGTTGATGGCCCGCCCGCCTTTTCGACTCCAGCGTCGCCCGCCGCGGCGATGTCGCCCTCCGCCGGGCCAATGAATCATGTCGCCGCATCGCTACAGCCGGCCGCGATTATTCCGCCGGCTCAGCCCGCAGGCACAACACCGGCTGTTGCCGCCGGCGCGCTGCTTCGACCGCCGGCATCGCAAACGCCCACCAAGGCGCTGTTCGACAGAATCGTCGCCGAGATTCGCAAGATCTACATCGGCCAAGACGAATTGGTCTTGGGCACGCTCGTGGCCTTGTTTTCCAGCGGGCATGTGCTGATCGAAAGCGTTCCCGGCTTGGGCAAGACACTTTTTGTTCGCACGCTGGGCCGCGTGCTCGGCTGCCGGTTCGGCCGTATCCAATTCACCGCCGACCTGATGCCATCCGACATCACCGGCGCACCGATCTTCGACATGAAGACGCAAGAATTTCGTTTTCATCCCGGTCCGGTGTTCACGCAGTTTCTTCTGGCCGATGAAATCAACCGCGCCCCGGCCAAGACGCACGCGGCACTGCTCGAAATCATGCAGGAATACCGCGTCACGGTCGAACGCACGAGCCACAAGCTCGACCGGCCATTTTTGGTGATGGCCACGCAAAATCCGATCGAAAGCGAAGGCACCTACAACCTGCCCGAAGCGCAGTTGGACCGCTTCATGTTCAAGATCATCGCCGATTATCCGACGACCGAGGAAGAAGCCAACGTGCTCAAGATGCACAGCCAACAAGTCGACCTTGATGCAAGGCTGGCTCAAGATCTGCAAACGATCACCTCGCCGCAGGAAATCAATGCCACGACGCGGGCTTGCGGCGAAGTGCGCGTCGACGATCGGCTGATCGACTACATCAACAAGCTGGTGCGCCGCACTCGGCAATGGCCGCAGTTCCACCTCGGCGCGTCGCCGCGAGCGGGAATCGCGCTGGTGCAAGGCGCCCGCACCCTGGCGGCCTTCAATGGCCGCGACTATTCCGTGCCCGACGATGTGGTGCAAATCGCCCTGCCCGCGCTGCGGCACCGCGTGATCCTCACCGCCGAAGCCGACGTCGAGGGCCTGCGTGTCGACGATCAGTTGCGCGAAATGATCCGTACTGTCGAAGTTCCCCGCCTGTAG
- a CDS encoding stage II sporulation protein M encodes MKVAELLDTRRDNWRQLEQLCVQMEGRGRRRLGGAGTARFASLYRAACADLALADAYNLPAGTVAYLHRLVARAHNQLYRSRRFDLARWGHELFHEVPRRLRQDACLRAALLIFWGLFFAAFLFGRQSPEFLNTLVGKEQLEGIRDMYSQSVARENASVSGLMNGFYIQHNIGIALECFAWGLVFGIGGLVDLAFNAIQLGAIFGFMTTVPEWHNFSQFVTAHGPFELTAIALSAAAGMRLGFSIIDTGGLSRIASLQQAGREAMPTMGAAMVMLAMAALIEAFLSPSAAPYAVKVSVAVVSAILLFFYLFVLGRPRAQADGAVAPLVMLQEPVRAT; translated from the coding sequence TTGAAAGTCGCCGAACTTCTCGATACTCGACGCGACAACTGGCGGCAACTCGAGCAGTTGTGCGTTCAGATGGAAGGCCGCGGCCGGCGCCGATTGGGCGGGGCTGGCACGGCTCGCTTCGCTTCGCTCTATCGCGCGGCCTGCGCCGATCTGGCCTTGGCCGACGCTTACAATCTTCCGGCTGGAACGGTCGCGTATCTGCATCGGCTCGTGGCCAGGGCACACAATCAACTCTATCGCAGCCGGCGATTCGATCTCGCGCGTTGGGGACACGAACTGTTTCATGAAGTGCCGCGGCGATTGCGGCAAGACGCATGCCTGCGGGCAGCGCTATTGATCTTTTGGGGTTTGTTCTTCGCCGCGTTTCTTTTCGGACGGCAATCGCCCGAATTTCTCAACACGCTCGTCGGCAAGGAGCAACTCGAGGGCATCCGCGATATGTATTCGCAATCGGTCGCCCGCGAAAATGCGTCCGTCTCCGGCCTGATGAACGGCTTCTATATTCAGCACAATATCGGGATCGCGTTGGAATGTTTTGCCTGGGGGCTTGTGTTCGGAATCGGTGGGCTCGTGGATCTCGCATTCAACGCGATCCAACTCGGCGCGATTTTCGGTTTCATGACGACCGTGCCCGAATGGCATAACTTTTCGCAATTTGTCACCGCTCACGGCCCGTTCGAGCTGACGGCAATCGCTTTGTCGGCGGCCGCCGGAATGCGACTGGGCTTTTCGATCATCGACACGGGCGGCTTGAGCCGCATCGCTTCGCTGCAGCAGGCAGGCCGCGAGGCGATGCCGACCATGGGAGCGGCCATGGTGATGCTCGCCATGGCGGCATTGATCGAGGCGTTTCTTTCTCCGTCCGCGGCGCCGTACGCCGTCAAAGTGTCGGTGGCGGTCGTGTCGGCAATATTGCTGTTTTTTTATCTCTTCGTGCTCGGCCGGCCACGAGCGCAAGCCGATGGGGCGGTAGCTCCGCTGGTCATGTTGCAGGAGCCCGTCCGTGCAACTTGA